The Euphorbia lathyris chromosome 4, ddEupLath1.1, whole genome shotgun sequence genomic interval taatttgttaAATTCAAAACAATGGAAGGAAATtcgatttgattttgttttaaaagAAAGGAGAGAGATTGCTAGAGAGAAGGTCCCTTCTCTCTACATCTCCAGCCCTCCTCCACCACCGCCTCCCACCTCCTTCGCTTTCtgtttctttcttctcccccacCTCTTTTAAACCACCGACTCTCTTTTTGTTTGCCTTCCTTTTACTGCTGTCTAGTTGAGAAGAAAGAATGAAGCTTGTCTtccctcttcctcctcccaccgttttcattttttctgtttttgtagttattttcttttgtttgtgtcCGTTTTTTAGTTGGATCCTATATACTTCATCGTATCTCTGTATCCGTTTGAACTGCGCTTGTTGGTTAAACTTTCTGGTTTTGTAACCTTTTCTGTTTTAGCAAGGACAGAAACAGTAGATTTTATCCGTAGATCACTAGATCTACGTGATTGCAAAAGAAAAGACTAAGATCCGAAGGTTCAGAATGATTCAAAGGCTGAAAATTGGACTACATTTGCTTTGCGGCGAATTTGGAGTTACGATCTATATATGGTTCAAATGTTGTTTATATTTAATGTAcctttaatgatttttttttacttttaatagtcattttcttacCCTCGTGGACTATGTATTAGGCTTTGCCTATATGTATGttaggttttattccttactagTCTCTTATGTACTTGcaattttatgatttaatgaaatattaacattactatataaaaaaacaatggAAGGAAAttaaaaagatgaaaagaatagGGGTGAGAAAcataaataagaagaaagaaaggagTTAAGAGAAAAGGATAGGATGCACTAACatctttatttaaaaaattaattacactAATTTTGGTGTTTCCTTTCTTTAGCAATTTTGGGCTTCTTTTGCTTTTAGCTTTGGCCATGTGGCTATTATAGTCCCTCCCTCCCTCCCTCCACTCTTCTCTTTTACTGCTGCTTCCTACCTCCTTCCTTTCTGctctcttttcattaacttttctccatctcttaatttttctttaatttctttttttattattattttttccccAATAATTCCTCCCACTTACTTCCTCCTCTGTTCATGTGATCGGTAAGctttctcttcctctttgatcctcttcttctttatcattttgatttttctatttgGATGCTGTAATTTTATCACGGATTTTTCTCACCTTTTGGCCTTTAAGGTTTCCTTTTTTAGATTACTTTCTTGTTGGCAACTATTCTAGAAAaatttcgtgttttttttttcaatttctggataaTCGATCTAGCGGTTGAAGTAATTTGTAAACAGAATGAGAATTGGTAAGTAAATCAGATTGAAATAGAAGTGTGAGGAgaagaaattcagaaattagAACTATTTGAGTTTCAAAATAAAGCAAATAGTTAAGAAAATTGTAGAGGATTTGTTTCTTGCTTTCTTCTCTTTTAGTTTGTTTGTTGCATAAAAGTTTAGATTTAGTTCTTAAAGTTTATGAGTATatttttttggaaaaggaaattTATTCCAGAAAGCTTTTGTGAACAGTGTACTCTTGGACTAACTTGGGTAGATATAAACACTTATACTAGACATGCGTTTCCGCAAAAAGTTAATTTTGGCAGTTCTATTAAATGTTGATTGATTTGATCACTGGTTGTTTTGAGTCCTTAACTGCCTATTCGATTGATTTTGATCTGTGATTCAGCTTATAATTCTCTTCTTTATAGATCCTTTCAAGCAGACTCTGCAGGAGTAAGAGATGGTTGCAGAGTCTTGGTTTCGTGGATTCTGGAAGATTCCACGGAAGCATGAGTCTGGATCCGAGAAGGAATTGATTGGTGTTCTTGCCTTTGAAGTTGCTAGCCTGATGTCTAAGCTAGTTCATCTATGGCAATCATTGAGTGATAAACAGGTTCTTAAATTGAGAGAGGACATATCAAAATCTATGGGCTTAAAAAAGCTTGTATCAGAGGATGACGATTTCATTGCGGGTCTGATTTATGCAGAGTTGATTGAGAGTATGGTACATGTTGTGAAATCTGTGATCAGATTGGGCAAAAAATGTTCTGATCCTGGCCTGAAGAGTTTCGAGCATGTTTTTGATGACTTGATAAATTGCGGTGCTGACCCATTTGGGTGGGAATTTACATATAGGAAGATGGATAAGAAGGTTAAGAAGATGGAGCGTTTCATTTCAATCAATGCTTCTCTGTATCAAGAGATGGAAATGCTTGCAGATATTGAGCAGACTGTTAAGAGAATGAAAGGCAGTGATCCTGAACCAGAGAATTTACTTGATTATCAGAAGAAGCTTGTGTGGAAGCAGCATGAAGTCAAGAATTTGAAGGAGATCTCACTTTGGAATAGAACATATGATTACACACTCCGTCTTTTAGTGAGATCATTGTTCACCATATTCACTAGAATCAACCATGTTTTTGGTAATAATATGATAGTTTCTTCTGGGTACTCAAAAAATTTGAATAGCAATCATATTCATCAACTCCAGTCAGTTTCTACTCAATTGTCAGATCAGCCTTCTGAGGGCAGTAGTATTTCTAGATTTTCATCTGGCCCCCTTGGTGGGtttatttcaaaatcaaaaacCAAGAAAACCAATAATTTTTATTCTGGTCCTCTTGGTGGTCCAACCACAAGACAACCAGTCCCTGCTTCTGGAAAGAATAGGAATCTGAACTTTTTTTCAGGTCCGCTCGGAAAGTCAACAACGAAATCAGGTCCAATTTCAGGAATAAATAGAAGCAGCAAGCATCACTCAACCAACCTTCAAGGGAAGAAACCTTCTACAAAACCGAATAGGTTGACTCAAGTCGGACCTTTTAAGGGGTGCATGGTGGCAGCAAATAGTTCTCCGGTTGCTAATTGCTACATAAGTTCAACTGCTGCTCAATCAGGCAGAGAAAATAACAACATTCGTGATCTTTCGGAGGGAAGCAGGTCATCATTATTCGGTTCACAGTTTAAGATGTTGCATGCTCGTCCTGGAACTCTTGGTGCTGCTGCTTTAGCACTTCACTATGCAAATGTTATTGTTGTAATTGAAAAGCTAGCTGCATCTCCTCACTTAATTGGTCATGATGCAAGAGATGACCTGTATAATATGTTGCCTATGAACGTGAAAACTGCAATAAGAGCAAGGCTGAAGCCGTACTCTAAGAGCTTGGCTTCGTCAATTTATGATTCTTCTCTTGCAGACGAATGGATGGAGGCTATGTCATCAATATTGGAATGGCTGGCTCCACTTGCTCACAACATGATAAGATGGCAATCAGAACGAAGTTTTGAGCAGCAGAACTTTGTTTCTAGGACAAATGTCCTCCTGGTACAGACTCTTTACTTTGCAAATCAGGAAAAGACGGAAGCAACAATAACTGAGCTTCTGGTTGGTCTAAATTACGTGTGGCGATTTGGGCGAGAAGTCAATGCAAAAACTTTGCAGGAATGTGCTAGCGGTAGAGTGTTTGATGAATTTATGGAGCTTGATAAGTAAGGAGATCATGAATGCTGTACCAATTTCGTTACAGCTGATTGGATTTGAGGATTGCATATGGGTTGATGACTGTAGGTCCTGAGGCTTCTCTCTTTCAAAGATGTATACCCTGCATTCTCTTTTGAAATTTTACGCCAAAAAAAGCATTCTTAGCGAGTTGAAGGTATAGTATTGAGCATTTCAAAAACTAATATGTGTTCTTCCTTTTGTGAGTGAAGATATCCATCCCTCTTTTTTAGCCACTGAAGACGGTGGCTTCTCTATCCTCTGCCTTGTGAAGTTAGTGTAGCCTTATTAATGTAGCTGTTGTGTATATTTACTAGTGTTATCTATGTTTAGTTATTGTAAATTTTTACCTGATAAAGTTTTTAATCAAATATATGATGGTTGAGCATACTTACTCTTTGTTTGATTTGTTGAATGAAATATATAGGCTCCATTAATCGTGTTTTGCAATACCAAACGGCACAGAAATAGAATCTCTACTGCTTAAGATTGTTTTATTAGTTAGATTTCTGAGTGCTTCCTATACTTGTATTTTCTAAGATTGACAAAGTATTTAGTCTCACATTCTACTCAGAAAGCACACGTgatgttttacttgtacatataCGAGCAGAGCAATGTGTTGCTGCTCTATGATTGTTTTGTTTTGACGTATTCAATAATTTAGGCTGCTTTGCTTTGTCTAATCTTTGACTAGTTTCCTGGCCTCCATGGACTTTTTTTACTCAGCCGTCTATGTTGAGATGACAGATCCTACTAGGATTACTCGAATCCTTTGGGGCTACGGATATGGATATACTTCTATGGAATGCTTTGCTAAGTTTATTTTAagttgtttttattattaaaataatgtTAGGTTTATTTATTGAATTGCAATGTCATTAATTATCAGAAGTTATACAAGACATTCCATTCTAGTTTGCATTTTAAACTATAACCTTGGTTTTTGTTATCATCCATATGTGATAGTGAAAATGAATATTTGAGATTCCATTCATATATAATAGAGATTTGGCTTACCTGGTTGTTGACCGGATCCTCACTAATATCAAATATTAGTTCGGTTTGTCTTTGTTGGTCCAATTTGAATTTATAAGAAAAAACTGCAAATCTTTATCTTCAAAGAGCTTTAGAAGAATCAAAGGCATCTCATATTGCTTAGAAATCACTTTATAGTAatatttagggttaaggtgccaaaatacccctaacgttttggatcaggagcaattttacccctaacgtctaaaatggtgcaattttacccctaatgttggaagccaatagcaattttacccctaacgttgataaattgggtcaatttgagaaataattcatcaaactgtctattcggtcatgaatcttgtcatctacacttcacacatgtgttattttatcagtaacaaatcataaacatatattgggatgtgaaaaaaaataagaaaagaatattaaaaatatactgtattttgtacgaattagacaataaaaattcaaaaaattcaccgaatttataaatattaatctccaattttattattaaattacaaaaaaaacatcatatcattttttttagaacaaattgatatgcaactggtgcaaaataaagaaaaaaaaatgattgtattttataatagtgtctgaaattgatccaatttatcaacgttaagggtaaaattgctcttggctacaaacattaggggtaaaattgcaccattttagacattaggggtaaaattgctcatgacccaaaacgttaggggtatttttgcaccttaaccctaatatTTATAAGGAGGTCCTTACATACTTGGATGTGCTCCAAGAGGTACCCTACTTTTGTGAAAATGTGATGCCCTACTTGATGCTTGACCACCACACGCACGTCGGCGTGTGTGCCGGGTTGGGCATGGTGtgaaatctaaatttttttaggaaaaataataatatttttatttaattaatttaattcggaattgtttatttaaatattttttatttatccaaCGGCACTATTTGATTTGGTCTTAGTAGTCTTATTTCTCTCTCCCACCTTTTTGGTTCTATAAATATCTGTGTGATTTCTGTTTTCATTACTAAATTTCTTTTCTGCTTTCTAAAATTCGACTGAGCTAATTTGAGTGTACACAAATCGAGTTCGTACTGTGCAATACGAACTCGTATTATGAGTGGattgttttatcctggaggcgaccaAAATTTAATCTGCTTGCACTTTATGGCAATTTCGCAAatgtcttaaagaaagcgattTAGTCTGCAACTCTGCCCATTATTTTGTTCGGTGTACTTTCTAACAATACTTTTAAAAGCGTGGTTCTTTTCAATTAGAGTTTTTAGTTCTACTCTAAGTAAGAGTCTTTAGCGGATGCGCCTTGCATCTTTAAAAATTCTTTCCTAACCATATCAAAGTGAGCTTGCTTCTATTCAGAATAAGACTCACCACTCCTATATAATTTATGGGTTAGTTGCACCAATGTTAACTGAAATTTGGAGTTAGTTTTAGAAAAGTCATTGaactttcctttttattttaataaagtcaTTCCGTCCATTTCACGTAGAAAAATTTCACTTGAATAGTGACATTACACACATATTGAAAAAGATTAACTTTTGCATATGACATGACAGTCAcatgacaaaaataaaaaaatttatttgttatttacttttttttaaatgaaagatTGGGACGCGATTAAGAGGtgagacatcccaactaggttggcacccctaacgCACTTAACCAACcttgaatattattaataaaaaatagaaatttacaAAAGAGGGAGAAAATTAAAGGAAACGAATATGAGCAACGTTACAAAGGTCATCGAAAACATGAGATTGGCAAAAATAAGACGCAGAATGCCACCAGTGGAGCACTGACGCATATTTTCCAAAACAGGCAAGACGATCCGCAGCTTGATTACCTTCCATGTAGATATGAGTGATTCTGCAGTTCATAGACGAGCAACGTGATAAGAAACTTAACCATTCTTGCTTAATCCTCCATGGAACCGAAATAGATTTTTCACTTAACAACTTAACCGCATATGCCGAGTCATATTCAATCCACAAATTGTGCCAACCTCTTTCCCAGGCAGCTTCAATAGCAAAGACGATCGCCATCAGCTCAGCCGTATGAGCATAAGATTCGACAATGTGAAAGGTGAAACAGCCCGTTACAAAACCTCTTCCGTTTCTGAAAATCCCGCCAGCGCTAGCGATGCCAGGAGCACCCTCCGCAGCCCCATCGGTGTTTACCTTAATCCAGCCTGTCGGGGGCAGACTCCAACGCACCGTAATGAAGTCTGATTCTGGAGGTGGCCTAACTCGAGACGTTGAAGAGGAGGTCCATTTAGGCTcatggaagaggaagaagagacggTTCAGAAGAacttggattgaagggagttaGTTTTCAAACACAGTCAGGTTACTGATATGCCAAATATACCAAACTGTAGTAACCATCGCCAAGTTCCACAGGCTGCGTTTCTTCGATCGGAAATGAACCATTCTAATTACATTAAATAAAGCCTCAAATGTAGTCACAAAGCAGAGAGTAACAGCAAAGTTATTAAAGACCATCGCCCAAAGATGTCTCGCAATCCAACACGTAACAAAAAGGTGATCCAAAGTCTCGATATTGCAATTACATAAGGCACATCTCGAAGCAAGAGAGAAGCCTCGTACCTGAAGATTAACCTGAACCGATATTTTCCCATGAATTACCAGCTAGCAGGCAAATGAACGACGAGGAGGGACAAATGCATTCCAGATGAAGCTATTCCAGGGAACCGCCAGCGAAACAGAGCGGAGCGAGCTGTACATGGATTTTGTCGTAAGTTCTCTCAACATGGAATGTTTCCAAATACAGGTGTCGGTTCCATCCCGATTACCCTGAACCCGAAGAATACGAGTCTGGACGTGTTTGGGAAGCCGGTCTAAGTTATTCCACGAGTTATCCAGCCTGTAATTTCGCACCGGCTCAAATAGAGTCGCTGATTCTTAGGCGAAATGCCGAGCTGATTAGCGAAAGATGGGGATATCCACGAGTCAGTCTAGAAATTTAGGCGAGAGTTATCTCCGAACCACCACACTGTGTCCTCTCTAATTTGTTCATATATCCTCCTCATGGAAGAACAGGCCGACGAGTTTGAGATGTATGGATTTGGTAAGCCCGAATGCGTGTGAAAGCGAGTAATAAGAAGCTTAGGGATGAAGCCGACGCCTTTTAAAAGTTCCCAACTGAACTTCCCAAGAAGTGCTGAATTAAACATACCCATGTTTTTAATTCCCAGCCCACCACACTCTAAACGTTGACAACAGATACTCCAGGCATCAGTGCAAAGTTTCCGCTGATCCCTATTTCCCGTCCAAAGAAAATTCCGGAGGGCTTTATCAATTTTTGTGATAAGCGAGACAGGCCATCTGTAAATCATGAATGAGTGGATCTAAGCTTCGGTTAAAGCAGATTTAATTAAAGTGAGTCTGCCCAACAGAGAAAGCGTTTGCCCTTTCCAGAGATTGAATTTAGCAATAAAGCGATCCATTAAAGGTTGCAAAAACCTTACCTTCGGGGCCCCCCCTGAAAGAGCATAACTCCAAGGTAATTGAAAGGTAAGCTCGCACGCCGAATGCCCAATATGCCGACAAGTCTGTTTTGGCACTGAATGCTGACCTGATTCCTAAAAAAACACCTCAGATTTTTCCCAATTAACCGTCTGACCCGAAATTGCTGCATAGAAATCAAAAAGATCTTTGATGCACTTCATGTTCTTTAGGGTAGCCCTAGCAAACAACAACATATCATTTGCATAGAGGAGGTGCGAAGGAAAAGAAGCTTGCCTGTTATATGTCATAGTCTGAAACCGATTGTTCCTAACCAGTTTAGCCAGCCATCGGCTAAAAAAGTCTTCAGCAATGCCTAAAAGAATCGGGTAAAGAGGATCGCCCTGTCGCACACCACAAGAACAGCCAAAAAACCCTTTAATTCCGCCTCCCAGAGCAATAAAGATTCTAGCTGATCGAAGAACTTCCAAAATCCAGTCTCTCAATTgcaataagaaaccaaatgcTTCTAGAACAGccaagaggaagttccaatcAAGTGTATCAAAGGCCTTTCTAATATCAATCTTCAAGACCATGTTACCACCATAACAGTTTTTATTCAACATGTTAATACCTTCAGAAGCCGCAACAATACAATGATGAATACTTCGACCAGAAATGAATCCGAATTGATTGTCAGACACAATACGAGAAGCAATAGGGGCCAGCCTGTCGGTGAGAATTTTCGAgataattttataattgaaattaccCATAGCAATTGGCCTAAACTGTTGAATTTCTATAGCATCAACAGATTTGAGAAGCAGAGTCATAATACTAGAATTCATCCCCGGCAATATATAGCccgaagcaaaaaaaaaactctgaaCCATCTTACAAAGATCCGTGCTAATTATGTCCCAATACTGTTGATGCGCCTAACGGCGTCAGACCGCtaagctcactaagggataagtgtaccccgtcattatcaagtaataatctagacaagtccaggtatcg includes:
- the LOC136226204 gene encoding protein PSK SIMULATOR 1; protein product: MVAESWFRGFWKIPRKHESGSEKELIGVLAFEVASLMSKLVHLWQSLSDKQVLKLREDISKSMGLKKLVSEDDDFIAGLIYAELIESMVHVVKSVIRLGKKCSDPGLKSFEHVFDDLINCGADPFGWEFTYRKMDKKVKKMERFISINASLYQEMEMLADIEQTVKRMKGSDPEPENLLDYQKKLVWKQHEVKNLKEISLWNRTYDYTLRLLVRSLFTIFTRINHVFGNNMIVSSGYSKNLNSNHIHQLQSVSTQLSDQPSEGSSISRFSSGPLGGFISKSKTKKTNNFYSGPLGGPTTRQPVPASGKNRNLNFFSGPLGKSTTKSGPISGINRSSKHHSTNLQGKKPSTKPNRLTQVGPFKGCMVAANSSPVANCYISSTAAQSGRENNNIRDLSEGSRSSLFGSQFKMLHARPGTLGAAALALHYANVIVVIEKLAASPHLIGHDARDDLYNMLPMNVKTAIRARLKPYSKSLASSIYDSSLADEWMEAMSSILEWLAPLAHNMIRWQSERSFEQQNFVSRTNVLLVQTLYFANQEKTEATITELLVGLNYVWRFGREVNAKTLQECASGRVFDEFMELDK